The following proteins are encoded in a genomic region of Triticum dicoccoides isolate Atlit2015 ecotype Zavitan chromosome 1B, WEW_v2.0, whole genome shotgun sequence:
- the LOC119319116 gene encoding nuclear pore complex protein NUP107-like translates to MEVDPSPSPSPPPMSTPGYFDPESSRLREEYRRYRKRLSSSNDSPMLGTSVSRFSEARALRDGSSIPRRPNAGLLLEEVKREAADYSDVDGLNGPKLLDGGSGRKAARSMLNLVKLEDDMPREGETTFTAFASLLDSAIQGLMPFPDVILQFERTCRNASESLRYAATGKVRMVEDKLMQQKAQLLLDEAASWSLLWYLYGKANEELPEGLFMSPTTSHQEACRYVATDLTAQLCLRIVLWLEGLASESLDLEKKVRGSHVGSYLPSSGVWHRTQRYLKRRNNDSNIVKHVDFDAPTREVAQLLPDDKKQDELLLEDIWTLLRAGRLEEACELCRSAGQSWRAATLCPFGGIDLFPSLEAMLKNGNSRTLQAIELESGIGRQWRLWKWASYCASEKIAEHDGGQYEMAVYALQCSNLKRTLPICTDWESACWAMAKSWLDVKVDIELSQYQTSRPEEKEFDDDMNGTQLGPENWPYHVLDQQPRDIAALLQKLHSSDLVHETVSRACREQHRQIEMNLMSGNLAHLLDLLWSWLSSIEEGQNVLRSRDDSDMIRFGAHIVLVLRYLLSNEMEDEFEEKLVTVGDLIINMYVRYLFSEGQEELVGVYASQLERDVCIDLFVDMMELRLNSSLHTMYKLFLSAVEYLPFSSGDASKACFEEIIERVLSRSRETKPHQYNEDFSDVAEQHHLQALQKAMIIQWLCFTPPSSIPGFETITGKLLIRALMHSNTLFREFSLISMRRVPELPVGPHKLLAILAEPLKQKENLFSLEDQEVSDNLEEFEDWHEYYSLDATYRGWLRCEMENSSVPPEMLSAEEKDQAVAAATQTLGLAFLLLEREERPWLNAVETSPFESSELVFLELHATAILCLPSGECMTPDATSCTALTSALYSTISEEDVLHRQLKVEVKVSSKDPCCIEVALRCLATEGDGFGLHEANDGGLLAAIMAAGFKGELNRFQPGVSMEISRLDAWYSDCHGSVESTAGYIIRGLCRRCCLPETILRSMQASISLSEAGDSLDRCDKLIELVASSDSGMMHLFSQQQLQEFLIFERECFICKMELEEEERPADG, encoded by the exons CCGACGTTGATGGCTTGAATGGACCGAAACTGCTGGATGGTGGTTCAGGTAGGAAGGCGGCAAGATCAATGTTGAATCTAGTCAAGCTGGAGGACGATATGCCACGAGAAGGAGAAACAACTTTTACAGCGTTTGCATCCCTTCTTGATTCAGCAATACAAG GATTGATGCCCTTCCCGGACGTGATTTTACAATTTGAGAGGACATGTAGAAATGCTTCAGAGTCACTAAG GTATGCCGCCACAGGAAAGGTTCGGATGGTGGAGGATAAACTTATGCAGCAAAAAGCACAACTATTACTGGATGAAGCTGCTTCTTGGTCACTTCTTTGGTACCTCTATGGGAAAG CAAATGAAGAGCTTCCTGAAGGACTATTCATG TCACCAACTACATCCCATCAGGAGGCTTGCCGCTATGTTGCAACAGATCTTACAGCACAATTGTGTCTGCGGATTGTACTTTGGCTTGAAGGACTTGCTTCTGAAAGTCTTGATTTGGAGAAAAAG gTGAGAGGATCTCATGTTGGTTCATATCTACCAAGTTCTGGTGTTTGGCATCGTACACAGAGGTACCTAAAGAGAAGGAATAATGATTCTAATATAGTGAAGCATGTGGATTTTGATGCTCCAACTCGTGAAGTAGCCCAACTTCTTCCTGATGACAAG AAGCAAGATGAATTGCTTTTAGAAGATATCTGGACTCTCTTGAGAGCTGGAAGATTAGAAGAGGCATGTGAATTGTGCCGATCTGCTGGACAG TCATGGAGAGCTGCCACTCTTTGCCCCTTTGGTGGCATAGATCTGTTTCCTTCCCTGGAGGCCATGCTCAAGAATGGAAATTCTAGAACACTACAAGCAATTGAACTGGAAAGTGGTATTGGACGGCAGTGGCGTCTTTGGAAATGGGCATCCTATTGTGCTTCAGAG AAAATTGCTGAACACGATGGTGGCCAGTATGAGATGGCTGTATATGCTTTACAGTGCAGTAACTTGAAGCGCACCTTGCCAATCTGTACTGACTGGGAG TCAGCTTGCTGGGCAATGGCTAAATCCTGGCTAGATGTGAAAGTGGATATAGAATTATCTCAATATCAaaccagcagaccagaagagaaagaGTTTGATGATGATATGAATGGAACCCAGCTTGGCCCAGAAAATTGGCCATATCATGTTCTTGATCAGCAACCTCGTGATATAGCTGCACTTCTGCAGAAACTCCACTCAAG TGACCTTGTTCATGAAACTGTTTCTCGAGCATGTCGGGAGCAGCATCGACAAATTGAG ATGAATCTCATGAGTGGAAATTTAGCTCATCTTCTTGACCTTCTATGGTCATGGCTGTCTTCCATTGAAGAGGGTCAAAACGTCTTGAG GTCCCGTGATGATTCCGACATGATACGTTTTGGGGCACATATTGTTCTTGTTTTGAGATACCTTCTCAGCAATGAAATGGAAGACGAGTTTGAGGAAAAGCTGGTTACTGTCGGTGATCTCATCATCAACAT GTACGTGAGATACTTGTTTTCAGAGGGGCAGGAAGAGTTGGTTGGAGTATATGCCTCTCAGCTTGAACGTGATGTTTGCATTGATTTGTTTGTGGACATGATGGAACTAAGGTTAAATAGCAG CTTGCATACCATGTACAAGCTTTTCCTCTCTGCTGTGGAGTATTTGCCATTCTCATCTGGAGATGCATCCAAGGCTTGTTTTGAAGAGATAATTGAGAG AGTTCTTTCAAGGTCTCGAGAAACAAAACCCCATCAGTACAATGAAGATTTTTCTGATGTTGCGGAACAGCATCACCTGCAAGCACTTCAGAAGGCAATGATCATTCAGTGGCTTTGCTTCACACCACCATCCTCAATTCCAGGCTTTGAGACGATCACAGGGAAACTTCTGATACGGGCATTGATGCATAG CAACACACTATTCAGAGAGTTTTCCTTAATATCAATGAGGAGAGTCCCTGAACTACCAGTAGGACCACATAAGTTGCTTGCCATCCTTGCCGAACCATTGAAACAAAAGGAAAATTTATTTTCGCTGGAAGATCAAGAGGTGTCTGATAACTTAGAAGAGTTTGAAGATTGG CACGAATATTACTCCCTGGATGCAACATACCGGGGTTGGCTTAGATGCGAGATGGAGAATTCGTCTGTTCCCCCTGAAATGCTTTCGGCAGAAGAAAAGGATCAAGCTGTTGCTGCAGCGACACAAACACTGGGGTTAGCATTCTTGTTATTAGAAA GGGAAGAGAGACCATGGTTAAATGCTGTCGAGACAAGCCCATTTGAGTCATCAGAGCTTGTTTTCCTTGAGTTGCATGCAACGGCAATACTCTGTCTACCTTCTGGGGAATGCATGACTCCAGATGCAACATCATGCACGGCTCTGACTAGTGCACTTTATTCAACTATCAGCGAAGAGGATGTGCTGCATCGTCAGCTGAAG GTGGAAGTTAAGGTCTCGTCTAAAGATCCTTGCTGTATTGAAGTTGCGCTCCGTTGCTTAGCAACAGAAGGTGATGGGTTTGGTCTTCATGAAGCCAATGATGGAGGTCTTCTTGCTGCAATTATGGCCGCTGGCTTTAAAG GTGAACTCAATCGGTTTCAACCTGGAGTTTCAATGGAAATTTCACGACTTGATGCTTGGTATTCTGATTGTCATGGTTCGGTTGAAAGTACTGCTGGTTATATCATTCGAGGGCTTTGCCGAAGATGCTGCCTGCCAGAAACAATTCTACGATCCATGCAG GCATCCATCTCCCTTTCTGAAGCTGGCGATTCTCTAGACCGTTGTGATAAACTCATTGAGTTAGTTGCTTCATCAGATTCTGGGATGATGCACTTGTTCAGCCAGCAGCAGTTACAG GAGTTCCTGATTTTTGAGAGGGAGTGCTTCATATGTAAAATGGAgcttgaggaggaggagaggccTGCTGATGGCTAA